One window of the Populus nigra chromosome 4, ddPopNigr1.1, whole genome shotgun sequence genome contains the following:
- the LOC133691777 gene encoding uncharacterized protein LOC133691777 has product MAPEMIPVRRSEDRCRSGIPALQLRNRISALLVDSDRSSQIAQSSFLRYYGVDTQTASNGYQVYACQGINCKIIGMTGCWCEMHEQAILDAGANKAIEKPFFPATLLPILRELDDEL; this is encoded by the exons ATGGCACCTGAAATGATCCCTGTTAGGCGATCAGAAGATCGATGCCGAAGTGGAATACCTGCTCTGCAGTTGAGGAACCGGATCTCAGCACTTCTGGTTGACAGTGACAGGTCTTCTCAGATAGCACAGTCGAGCTTTCTTCGATATTATGGTGTTGACACCCAGACTGCTAGCAATG GCTATCAGGTATATGCGTGCCAGGGCATAAATTGTAAGATCATAGGCATGACTGGTTGCTGGTGTGAAATGCATGAGCAAGCAATTCTTGATGCTGGGGCTAATAAAGCAATTGAGAAGCCATTCTTCCCAGCGACCCTGTTGCCGATTCTGAGGGAGCTTGATGATGAACTTTAA
- the LOC133692628 gene encoding CLIP-associated protein isoform X2 yields MHRVALIRLFLFQEMYSQAGPQFRDELHRHHLPNSMMKDINARLERIEPQVRPSDGLGGNFAPVEMKPTSLHPKKSSPKAKSSTREISLFGAESDVTEKPIEPIKVYSEKELIREFEKIAATLVPEKDWTIRIAAMQRVEGLVLGGATDYPCFRGLLKQFVGPLNTQLSDRRSSVVKQACHLLCFLSKDLLGDFEACAEMFIPALFKLVVITVLVIAESADNCIKTMLRNCKVARVLPRIADCAKNDRAAVLRARCCEYALLILEHWPDAPEIQRSADLYEDLIRCCVADAMSEVRSTARMCYRMFAKTWPERSRRLFMSFDPVIQRIVNEEDGGLHRRHASPSIRDRSAQTSFTPQASAASHVPGYGTSAIVAMDRTSSLSSGTSLSSGLLLSQAKSLGKGTERSLESVLHASKQKVTAIESMLRGLELSDKQNPSALRSSSLDLGVDPPSSRDPPFPASVPASNHLTNSLTAESTASGIGKGNNRNGGLVLSDIITQIQASKDSAKLSYRNNMSAESLPTFSSYSTKRISERGSVEEDNDIREPRRFANPHVDRQYMDTPYKDLNYRDSHSSHIPNFQRPLLRKHVAGRMSAGRRKSFDDSQLSLGEVSSYVEGPASLSDALSEGLSPSSDWNARVAAFNYLHSLLQQGPKGVQEVIQNFEKVMKLFFQHLDDPHHKVAQAALSTLADIIPSCRKPFESYMERILPHVFSRLIDPKELVRQPCSTTLEIVSKTYGVDILLPALLRSLDEQRSPKAKLAVIEFALSSFNKHAMNSEGSGNTGILKLWLAKLTPLVHDKNTKLKEAAITCIISVYSHFDSIAVLNFILSLSVEEQNSLRRALKQYTPRIEVDLMNFVQSKKERQRSKSSYDPSDVVGTSSEEGYVGASKKSHYFGRYSGGSVDSDGGRKWNSTQESTLISGSIGQAAPDETQENLYQNFETSSNTDVYSSKNRDSNYVVGSTGLNLGSRPGRLENMDNGLNFEGLLTPGMDINGLMSSEPLRAAEGYGHDNNVLSELDLNNHKPAAVKINSLADTGPSIPQILHLICNGNDESPTSSKRGALQQLIEASMANDPSVWSKYFNQILTAVLEVLDDSDSSIRELTLSLIVEMLKNQKDAMEDSIEIAIEKLLHVTEDIVPKVSNEAEHCLTVALSQYDPFRCLSVIVPLLVTEDEKTLVTCINCLTKLVGRLSQEELMVQLPSFLPALFEAFGNQSADVRKTVVFCLVDIYIMLGKAFLPHLEGLNSTQLRLVTIYANRISQARTGTAIDASHD; encoded by the exons ATGCATCGAG TCGCATTAATCCGACTATTCCTCTTTCAGGAGATGTACTCACAGGCTGGGCCCCAATTCCGTGACGAGCTTCATCGCCATCATCTTCCTAATTCCATG ATGAAAGATATCAATGCCAGACTAGAGAGGATTGAACCACAAGTACGCCCTTCAGATGGACTTGGCGGTAACTTTGCTCCTGTTGAGATGAAGCCCACAAGCCTTCATCCCAAGAAAAGCAGTCCAAAAGCCAAAAGTTCCACGAGGGAGATATCTCTTTTTGGAG CGGAGAGTGATGTCACAGAGAAACCCATAGAGCCAATTAAAGTTTACTCAGAAAAGGAGCTAATTAGGGAATTTGAGAAGATTGCGGCTACCCTTGTTCCAGAAAAGGATTGGACTATCCGCATAGCTGCCATGCAGAGAGTTGAAGGCCTTGTTTTGGGAG GTGCTACTGATTACCCATGTTTTCGGGGGCTTCTGAAGCAATTTGTTGGCCCTCTAAACACACAGTTATCTGATCGAAGGTCTAGCGTAGTGAAGCAG GCTTGCCATCTATTATGCTTTTTATCGAAGGATCTGTTGGGAGATTTTGAGGCATGTGCCGAGATGTTCATTCCT GCCCTTTTCAAGCTCGTTGTGATTACTGTACTTGTAATTGCAGAATCTGCAGATAACTGCATAAAAACG ATGTTGCGTAACTGTAAAGTTGCTCGTGTGCTTCCTCGCATAGCTGATTGTGCGAAGAATGACCGCGCTGCAGTACTCCGTGCAAG ATGTTGCGAATATGCACTATTGATACTTGAACATTGGCCCGATGCTCCTGAAATACAGCGATCTGCTGATCTCTATGAAGATCTGATAAGATGTTGTGTTGCAGATGCAATGAGCGAG GTGCGCTCAACTGCAAGGATGTGCTACAGAATGTTTGCAAAAACTTGGCCAGAGCGTTCCCGTCGTTTATTTATGTCCTTTGATCCTGTTATTCAACGG ATTGTTAACGAAGAGGATGGAGGCTTGCACAGGAGGCATGCATCTCCTTCCATCCGTGATAGAAGTGCTCAAACATCATTTACCCCTCAGGCATCTGCGGCTTCACATGTACCTGGATATGGAACTTCTGCTATTGTTGCAATGGATAGAACTTCAAGTTTATCCTCTGGGACATCTCTGTCTTCTGGTCTTTTGCTCTCACAAGCAAAGTCCCTTGGTAAAGGTACTGAACGTAGTCTGGAAAGTGTGTTGCACGCTAGTAAGCAGAAGGTCACTGCAATTGAAAGCATGCTTAGAGGTTTGGAATTATCCGACAAACAAAATCCTTCAGCTCTCCGTTCATCAAGTTTGGATCTAG GAGTTGACCCTCCATCATCTCGTGATCCACCATTCCCTGCATCCGTTCCAGCCTCTAATCATCTCACAAACTCTTTGACAGCAGAATCAACTGCTTCTGGTATTGGTAAAGGCAATAACCGCAATGGTGGCTTGGTCTTGTCTGATATTATTACCCAAATTCAAGCTTCCAAAGATTCTGCTAAGCTATCATATCGGAATAATATGTCAGCCGAGTCTTTGCCAACATTTTCATCATATTCAACAAAGAGGATTTCTGAAAGAGGTTCAGTTGAAGAGGACAATGACATTAGGGAACCTAGGCGATTTGCGAACCCACATGTAGACAGACAGTATATGGACACGCCTTACAAAGATTTAAACTACAGGGATTCACATAGCAGTCACATCCCCAACTTCCAGAGACCACTTTTGAGAAAGCATGTGGCTGGACGAATGTCTGCAGGCAGGCGAAAGAGTTTCGATGATAGTCAACTCTCACTTGGAGAGGTGTCAAGTTATGTAGAAGGTCCAGCATCTCTCAGCGACGCATTGAGTGAGGGACTTAGTCCAAGTTCTGACTGGAATGCTAGGGTTGCTGCTTTCAATTACCTCCATTCTTTGCTGCAGCAAGGCCCAAAAGGTGTTCAAGAAGTAATTCAGAATTTTGAGAAGGTAATGAAGTTGTTTTTCCAGCATCTGGATGATCCGCATCATAAAGTTGCACAAGCAGCTCTCTCGACACTTGCAGATATTATTCCATCTTGCCGAAAGCCATTTGAGAGTTACATGGAACGGATCTTACCCCATGTTTTCTCCCGATTAATTGACCCCAAGGAGCTAGTCAGGCAACCTTGCTCCACAACTTTGGAAATTGTCAGCAAAACTTATGGGGTTGATATTCTTTTACCAGCATTGCTCCGTTCACTAGATGAGCAGAGGTCACCAAAAGCCAAATTGGCTGTTATTGAGTTTGCCCTCAGTTCATTTAACAAGCATGCAATGAACTCTGAAGGCTCTGGGAATACTGGCATTTTGAAGTTATGGCTTGCTAAGCTGACACCGTTAGTACATGATAAAAATACTAAGCTCAAGGAAGCTGCTATTACATGCATTATATCGGTCTATTCACACTTTGATTCCATAGCTGtcctcaatttcattcttagtTTATCGGTTGAAGAACAAAATTCCTTGCGACGAGCCCTTAAACAGTACACTCCTCGTATTGAAGTGGACCTAATGAACTTTGTGCAGAGCAAGAAAGAGCGACAGCGATCTAAGTCCTCTTACGACCCATCTGATGTTGTTGGAACATCATCAGAAGAAGGATATGTTGGTGCATCAAAGAAGAGTCACTATTTTGGAAGGTATTCTGGTGGTTCTGTTGATAGTGATGGCGGCAGGAAGTGGAATTCTACCCAAGAATCAACCCTGATATCGGGAAGTATTGGCCAAGCAGCTCCTGATGAAACTCAGGAGAACTTGTATCAGAATTTTGAGACTAGTTCTAATACTGATGTCTATAGTTCAAAAAATAGGGATTCGAATTATGTGGTTGGTTCTACCGGTCTGAACTTGGGATCCCGGCCTGGCCGGCTGGAAAACATGGACAATGGCCTTAACTTTGAAGGGCTGTTGACCCCAGGTATGGACATTAATGGATTGATGAGTTCTGAACCTCTGCGTGCTGCTGAAGGCTATGGGCATGACAATAATGTTCTTTCTGAGTTGGACCTTAATAATCATAAACCTGCAGCTGTGAAGATTAATTCTTTGGCTGACACCGGTCCTAGCATTCCTCAAATTCTTCATCTG ATATGCAATGGTAATGATGAAAGCCCTACCTCAAGTAAGCGTGGTGCACTTCAGCAGTTAATTGAAGCTTCTATGGCTAACGATCCCTCTGTTTGGTCCAAA tacttcaatcaaattttaacGGCTGTACTGGAGGTGTTGGATGATTCTGATTCATCAATCCGAGAACTTACTCTTTCACTGATTGTGGAAATGCTAAAAAATCAG AAAGATGCCATGGAAGATTCTATTGAGATTGCTATTGAGAAGCTGCTTCATGTTACAGAGGATATTGTTCCAAAA GTTTCCAATGAAGCCGAGCACTGCTTGACTGTTGCATTGTCTCAGTATGATCCATTCAGATGCTTAAGT GTAATTGTCCCTTTATTGGTTACTGAAGATGAGAAAACTCTTGTAACCTGCATAAACTGTTTAACTAAG CTTGTGGGTCGTCTTTCACAAGAGGAGCTGATGGTCCAGTTACCATCATTTTTGCCTGCACTTTTTGAAGCTTTTGGAAACCAGAGTGCTGATGTTCGCAAG ACTGTGGTTTTCTGTCTGGTGGATATATATATCATGCTTGGAAAAGCATTTTTGCCGCACCTGGAAGGGCTTAACAGTACACAGCTGCGTTTGGTGACCATTTATGCTAATCGGATATCACAGGCAAGAACAGGTACTGCAATAGATGCTAGCCATGATTAG
- the LOC133690671 gene encoding chaperonin CPN60-2, mitochondrial-like, with the protein MYRFASGLASKASGVAGNNAKQIGSRLAWRRNYAAKDIKFGVEARALMLRGVEELADAVQVTMGPKGRNVVLEQSWGAPKVTKDGVTVAKSIEFQDRVKNIGASLVKQVANATNDVAGDGTTCATVLTRAIFAEGCKSVAAGVNAMDLRRGISMAVEAVVTSLKSRARMISTSEEIAQVGTISANGEREIGELIAKAMEKVGKEGVITISDGKTMDNELEVVEGMKLDRGYISPYFITNDKNQKCELEDPLILIHEKKISSMSSTVKVLELALKRQRPLLIVAEDLEGEVLATLILNKLRAGIKVCAIKAPGFGENRKASLQDLSILTGGQVITEELGLNLDNVGLEMLGSCKKVTVSKDDTIILDGLGDKKTIEERCEQLRSAIGTSTSDYDKEKLQERLAKLSGGVAVLKIGGASEAEVGEKKDRVTDALNATKAAVEEGIVPGGGVALLYASKELDKLHTANFDQKIGVQIIQNALKTPVHTIASNAGVEGAVVVGKLLEQDNPDLGYDAAKGEYVDMVKSGIIDPLKVIRTALVDAASVSSLMTTTEAIVSELPKVEKETPASNGMSGMGF; encoded by the exons ATGTATCGTTTTGCCTCTGGTCTCGCCTCCAAAGCCAG TGGGGTGGCTGGCAACAACGCCAAGCAG ATTGGTAGTAGATTGGCTTGGAGGAGAAATTACGCGGCTAAGGACATCAAATTTGGTGTTGAAGCTCGTGCTTTGATGCTTAGAGGTGTTGAAGAGCTTGCTGATGCTGTTCAAGTTACCATGGGGCCTAAA GGACGTAATGTAGTTTTGGAACAAAGCTGGGGGGCTCCTAAAGTGACAAAAGATGGTGTAACTGTAGCAAAGAGCATTGAATTCCAAGACAGAGTTAAGAACATTGGTGCTAGCCTTGTGAAGCAGGTTGCAAATGCTACTAATGATGTGGCAGGCGATG GTACCACATGTGCAACTGTCCTTACCCGTGCAATATTTGCTGAAGGATGCAAGTCTGTGGCAGCTGGAGTGAATGCCATGGACCTTAGACGTGGGATCTCAATGGCAGTTGAAGCTGTTGTGACAAGCTTGAAGAGCAGAGCAAGGATGATCAGCACATCTGAGGAAATAGCCCAG GTTGGGACAATATCAGCAAATGGAGAAAGAGAGATTGGTGAACTTATAGCCAAGGCTATGGAGAAAGTTGGCAAAGAGGGTGTCATTACAATCTCT GATGGAAAAACAATGGATAATGAATTGGAGGTTGTTGAGGGAATGAAGCTGGACAGGGGCTATATATCCCCTTATTTTATCACTAATGACAAGAACCAGAAATGT gAATTAGAAGATCCTCTCATTTTAATTCACGAAAAGAAGATCTCAAGCATGAGTTCTACTGTCAAAGTTTTAGAATTGGCCTTGAAG AGGCAAAGACCTTTGCTGATTGTTGCTGAAGATTTGGAGGGTGAGGTACTCGCAACTCTCATTTTGAACAAGCTTCGTGCTGGAATCAAG GTTTGTGCCATCAAAGCACCTGGATTTGGAGAAAATAGGAAGGCCAGTTTGCAGGATCTTTCCATTCTTACAGGGGGTCAG GTTATAACCGAAGAGCTCGGCTTGAACCTTGATAATGTGGGATTGGAAATGCTTGGCTCATGCAAAAAG GTGACGGTATCAAAGGATGACACTATTATTCTTGATGGGCTTGGTGACAAGAAAACCATTGAAGAAAGATGCGAGCAG TTGAGATCTGCTATCGGAACCAGCACCTCTGATTATGATAAAGAGAAGTTACAGGAGCGGCTAGCAAAACTTTCTGGTGGTGTTGCAGTTTTAAAG ATTGGTGGAGCCAGCGAAGCTGAAGTTGGTGAGAAGAAAGACAGGGTTACTGATGCTCTGAATGCCACCAAGGCTGCTGTAGAGGAGGGCATTGTACCTG GTGGGGGTGTTGCACTTCTTTACGCCTCTAAGGAGCTTGACAAATTGCATACTGCAAATTTTGATCAGAAGATCGGTGTCCAGATTATCCAGAATGCTCTCAAG ACACCTGTTCACACTATCGCTAGCAATGCGGGGGTAGAGGGAGCAGTTGTTGTTGGCAAGCTATTGGAGCAGGACAACCCTGACCTTGGATATGATGCAGCCAAAG GCGAGTATGTAGACATGGTGAAATCAGGAATTATCGATCCTTTGAAAGTCATTAGAACAGCCTTGGTAGATGCTGCAAG TGTGTCTTCCTTGATGACTACAACTGAGGCAATTGTGTCTGAACTTCCCAAGGTTGAAAAGGAAACCCCAGCAAGCAATGGCATGAGCGGCATGGGATTTTGA
- the LOC133691069 gene encoding two-component response regulator 24-like — protein sequence MATNFNSSWKLGTKMTALVVDDDSINQTIHHRLLEQLGIENHVARNGKEAIDIHCSGKKFDLILMDRDMPIMNGIEATRKLRAMGIRSMIAGVSTRCVKQEIQEFMEAGLDDYQEKPLTSAKIISILHKIDHSGSISY from the exons ATGGCGACAAACTTCAATAGCAGCTGGAAATTGGGAACCAAGATGACTGCACTTGTCGTGGACGATGATTCAATCAATCAAACTATTCACCACAGACTCTTGGAACAACTTGGGATAGAAAACCACGTGGCCAGAAATGGGAAGGAAGCTATTGATATCCATTGTTCGGGAAAAAAGTTTGATCTCATTCTGATGGATAGAGACATGCCTATCATGAATGGCATTGAG GCAACAAGGAAACTCCGAGCTATGGGCATACGTAGCATGATTGCCGGTGTATCAACACGCTGCGTAAAACAAGAAATTCAAGAATTTATGGAAGCTGGCCTGGATGATTACCAGGAGAAGCCTTTGACGAGTGCTAAGATCATCTCCATCCTCCATAAGATCGATCACAGTGGCTCAATTTCATACTAG
- the LOC133692628 gene encoding CLIP-associated protein isoform X1, which yields MEEALELARAKDTKERMAGVERLHQLLEACRKSLSSSETTSLVDCCLDLLKDNNFKVSQGALQALASAAVLSGDYFKLHFNALVPAVVERLGDGKQPVRDAARRLLLTLMEVSSPTIIVERAGSFAWTHRSWRVREEFARTVTSAINLFASTELPLQRAILPPILQMLNDPNPGVREAAILCIEEMYSQAGPQFRDELHRHHLPNSMMKDINARLERIEPQVRPSDGLGGNFAPVEMKPTSLHPKKSSPKAKSSTREISLFGAESDVTEKPIEPIKVYSEKELIREFEKIAATLVPEKDWTIRIAAMQRVEGLVLGGATDYPCFRGLLKQFVGPLNTQLSDRRSSVVKQACHLLCFLSKDLLGDFEACAEMFIPALFKLVVITVLVIAESADNCIKTMLRNCKVARVLPRIADCAKNDRAAVLRARCCEYALLILEHWPDAPEIQRSADLYEDLIRCCVADAMSEVRSTARMCYRMFAKTWPERSRRLFMSFDPVIQRIVNEEDGGLHRRHASPSIRDRSAQTSFTPQASAASHVPGYGTSAIVAMDRTSSLSSGTSLSSGLLLSQAKSLGKGTERSLESVLHASKQKVTAIESMLRGLELSDKQNPSALRSSSLDLGVDPPSSRDPPFPASVPASNHLTNSLTAESTASGIGKGNNRNGGLVLSDIITQIQASKDSAKLSYRNNMSAESLPTFSSYSTKRISERGSVEEDNDIREPRRFANPHVDRQYMDTPYKDLNYRDSHSSHIPNFQRPLLRKHVAGRMSAGRRKSFDDSQLSLGEVSSYVEGPASLSDALSEGLSPSSDWNARVAAFNYLHSLLQQGPKGVQEVIQNFEKVMKLFFQHLDDPHHKVAQAALSTLADIIPSCRKPFESYMERILPHVFSRLIDPKELVRQPCSTTLEIVSKTYGVDILLPALLRSLDEQRSPKAKLAVIEFALSSFNKHAMNSEGSGNTGILKLWLAKLTPLVHDKNTKLKEAAITCIISVYSHFDSIAVLNFILSLSVEEQNSLRRALKQYTPRIEVDLMNFVQSKKERQRSKSSYDPSDVVGTSSEEGYVGASKKSHYFGRYSGGSVDSDGGRKWNSTQESTLISGSIGQAAPDETQENLYQNFETSSNTDVYSSKNRDSNYVVGSTGLNLGSRPGRLENMDNGLNFEGLLTPGMDINGLMSSEPLRAAEGYGHDNNVLSELDLNNHKPAAVKINSLADTGPSIPQILHLICNGNDESPTSSKRGALQQLIEASMANDPSVWSKYFNQILTAVLEVLDDSDSSIRELTLSLIVEMLKNQKDAMEDSIEIAIEKLLHVTEDIVPKVSNEAEHCLTVALSQYDPFRCLSVIVPLLVTEDEKTLVTCINCLTKLVGRLSQEELMVQLPSFLPALFEAFGNQSADVRKTVVFCLVDIYIMLGKAFLPHLEGLNSTQLRLVTIYANRISQARTGTAIDASHD from the exons ATGGAGGAGGCGCTGGAACTGGCGCGCGCGAAGGACACGAAGGAGAGGATGGCAGGAGTCGAGAGGCTACACCAACTTCTTGAAGCTTGTAGAAAGAGTTTGAGTTCGTCCGAAACGACGTCGCTTGTCGATTGCTGCTTGGATCTTTTGAAAGACAACAATTTCAAGGTTTCTCAAGGTGCTTTACAGGCGTTGGCTTCTGCTGCTGTTTTGTCTGGTGACTACTTTAAGTTGCATTTCAATGCGCTTGTTCCTGCTGTTGTTGAACGCCTAGGTGACGGTAAACAGCCCGTTCGTGACGCCGCTCGACGCCTCTTGCTCACTCTTATGGAG GTTTCGTCGCCTACAATCATTGTTGAAAGAGCTGGCTCGTTTGCCTGGACGCACAGAAGCTGGAGAGTTCGGGAAGAGTTTGCTCGAACAGTAACATCTGCAATTAATCTTTTTGCATCTACTGAGCTTCCTCTTCAGCGGGCTATTCTACCTCCT ATTTTGCAGATGTTGAATGACCCGAATCCTGGTGTTAGGGAAGCAGCTATATTATGCATCGAG GAGATGTACTCACAGGCTGGGCCCCAATTCCGTGACGAGCTTCATCGCCATCATCTTCCTAATTCCATG ATGAAAGATATCAATGCCAGACTAGAGAGGATTGAACCACAAGTACGCCCTTCAGATGGACTTGGCGGTAACTTTGCTCCTGTTGAGATGAAGCCCACAAGCCTTCATCCCAAGAAAAGCAGTCCAAAAGCCAAAAGTTCCACGAGGGAGATATCTCTTTTTGGAG CGGAGAGTGATGTCACAGAGAAACCCATAGAGCCAATTAAAGTTTACTCAGAAAAGGAGCTAATTAGGGAATTTGAGAAGATTGCGGCTACCCTTGTTCCAGAAAAGGATTGGACTATCCGCATAGCTGCCATGCAGAGAGTTGAAGGCCTTGTTTTGGGAG GTGCTACTGATTACCCATGTTTTCGGGGGCTTCTGAAGCAATTTGTTGGCCCTCTAAACACACAGTTATCTGATCGAAGGTCTAGCGTAGTGAAGCAG GCTTGCCATCTATTATGCTTTTTATCGAAGGATCTGTTGGGAGATTTTGAGGCATGTGCCGAGATGTTCATTCCT GCCCTTTTCAAGCTCGTTGTGATTACTGTACTTGTAATTGCAGAATCTGCAGATAACTGCATAAAAACG ATGTTGCGTAACTGTAAAGTTGCTCGTGTGCTTCCTCGCATAGCTGATTGTGCGAAGAATGACCGCGCTGCAGTACTCCGTGCAAG ATGTTGCGAATATGCACTATTGATACTTGAACATTGGCCCGATGCTCCTGAAATACAGCGATCTGCTGATCTCTATGAAGATCTGATAAGATGTTGTGTTGCAGATGCAATGAGCGAG GTGCGCTCAACTGCAAGGATGTGCTACAGAATGTTTGCAAAAACTTGGCCAGAGCGTTCCCGTCGTTTATTTATGTCCTTTGATCCTGTTATTCAACGG ATTGTTAACGAAGAGGATGGAGGCTTGCACAGGAGGCATGCATCTCCTTCCATCCGTGATAGAAGTGCTCAAACATCATTTACCCCTCAGGCATCTGCGGCTTCACATGTACCTGGATATGGAACTTCTGCTATTGTTGCAATGGATAGAACTTCAAGTTTATCCTCTGGGACATCTCTGTCTTCTGGTCTTTTGCTCTCACAAGCAAAGTCCCTTGGTAAAGGTACTGAACGTAGTCTGGAAAGTGTGTTGCACGCTAGTAAGCAGAAGGTCACTGCAATTGAAAGCATGCTTAGAGGTTTGGAATTATCCGACAAACAAAATCCTTCAGCTCTCCGTTCATCAAGTTTGGATCTAG GAGTTGACCCTCCATCATCTCGTGATCCACCATTCCCTGCATCCGTTCCAGCCTCTAATCATCTCACAAACTCTTTGACAGCAGAATCAACTGCTTCTGGTATTGGTAAAGGCAATAACCGCAATGGTGGCTTGGTCTTGTCTGATATTATTACCCAAATTCAAGCTTCCAAAGATTCTGCTAAGCTATCATATCGGAATAATATGTCAGCCGAGTCTTTGCCAACATTTTCATCATATTCAACAAAGAGGATTTCTGAAAGAGGTTCAGTTGAAGAGGACAATGACATTAGGGAACCTAGGCGATTTGCGAACCCACATGTAGACAGACAGTATATGGACACGCCTTACAAAGATTTAAACTACAGGGATTCACATAGCAGTCACATCCCCAACTTCCAGAGACCACTTTTGAGAAAGCATGTGGCTGGACGAATGTCTGCAGGCAGGCGAAAGAGTTTCGATGATAGTCAACTCTCACTTGGAGAGGTGTCAAGTTATGTAGAAGGTCCAGCATCTCTCAGCGACGCATTGAGTGAGGGACTTAGTCCAAGTTCTGACTGGAATGCTAGGGTTGCTGCTTTCAATTACCTCCATTCTTTGCTGCAGCAAGGCCCAAAAGGTGTTCAAGAAGTAATTCAGAATTTTGAGAAGGTAATGAAGTTGTTTTTCCAGCATCTGGATGATCCGCATCATAAAGTTGCACAAGCAGCTCTCTCGACACTTGCAGATATTATTCCATCTTGCCGAAAGCCATTTGAGAGTTACATGGAACGGATCTTACCCCATGTTTTCTCCCGATTAATTGACCCCAAGGAGCTAGTCAGGCAACCTTGCTCCACAACTTTGGAAATTGTCAGCAAAACTTATGGGGTTGATATTCTTTTACCAGCATTGCTCCGTTCACTAGATGAGCAGAGGTCACCAAAAGCCAAATTGGCTGTTATTGAGTTTGCCCTCAGTTCATTTAACAAGCATGCAATGAACTCTGAAGGCTCTGGGAATACTGGCATTTTGAAGTTATGGCTTGCTAAGCTGACACCGTTAGTACATGATAAAAATACTAAGCTCAAGGAAGCTGCTATTACATGCATTATATCGGTCTATTCACACTTTGATTCCATAGCTGtcctcaatttcattcttagtTTATCGGTTGAAGAACAAAATTCCTTGCGACGAGCCCTTAAACAGTACACTCCTCGTATTGAAGTGGACCTAATGAACTTTGTGCAGAGCAAGAAAGAGCGACAGCGATCTAAGTCCTCTTACGACCCATCTGATGTTGTTGGAACATCATCAGAAGAAGGATATGTTGGTGCATCAAAGAAGAGTCACTATTTTGGAAGGTATTCTGGTGGTTCTGTTGATAGTGATGGCGGCAGGAAGTGGAATTCTACCCAAGAATCAACCCTGATATCGGGAAGTATTGGCCAAGCAGCTCCTGATGAAACTCAGGAGAACTTGTATCAGAATTTTGAGACTAGTTCTAATACTGATGTCTATAGTTCAAAAAATAGGGATTCGAATTATGTGGTTGGTTCTACCGGTCTGAACTTGGGATCCCGGCCTGGCCGGCTGGAAAACATGGACAATGGCCTTAACTTTGAAGGGCTGTTGACCCCAGGTATGGACATTAATGGATTGATGAGTTCTGAACCTCTGCGTGCTGCTGAAGGCTATGGGCATGACAATAATGTTCTTTCTGAGTTGGACCTTAATAATCATAAACCTGCAGCTGTGAAGATTAATTCTTTGGCTGACACCGGTCCTAGCATTCCTCAAATTCTTCATCTG ATATGCAATGGTAATGATGAAAGCCCTACCTCAAGTAAGCGTGGTGCACTTCAGCAGTTAATTGAAGCTTCTATGGCTAACGATCCCTCTGTTTGGTCCAAA tacttcaatcaaattttaacGGCTGTACTGGAGGTGTTGGATGATTCTGATTCATCAATCCGAGAACTTACTCTTTCACTGATTGTGGAAATGCTAAAAAATCAG AAAGATGCCATGGAAGATTCTATTGAGATTGCTATTGAGAAGCTGCTTCATGTTACAGAGGATATTGTTCCAAAA GTTTCCAATGAAGCCGAGCACTGCTTGACTGTTGCATTGTCTCAGTATGATCCATTCAGATGCTTAAGT GTAATTGTCCCTTTATTGGTTACTGAAGATGAGAAAACTCTTGTAACCTGCATAAACTGTTTAACTAAG CTTGTGGGTCGTCTTTCACAAGAGGAGCTGATGGTCCAGTTACCATCATTTTTGCCTGCACTTTTTGAAGCTTTTGGAAACCAGAGTGCTGATGTTCGCAAG ACTGTGGTTTTCTGTCTGGTGGATATATATATCATGCTTGGAAAAGCATTTTTGCCGCACCTGGAAGGGCTTAACAGTACACAGCTGCGTTTGGTGACCATTTATGCTAATCGGATATCACAGGCAAGAACAGGTACTGCAATAGATGCTAGCCATGATTAG